A single window of Vigna unguiculata cultivar IT97K-499-35 chromosome 1, ASM411807v1, whole genome shotgun sequence DNA harbors:
- the LOC114186238 gene encoding condensin complex subunit 3 — protein sequence MAVREEELMEDNGTEEAKRLMLKIAAILDEARTSYATHNRKLKELSLLLSKSSSSSVFFSAFSRTLTPVFDFQRRLASIERVVSFVSALAASSSDEFLDYFLKFLLSAATASNKTARFRACQIVSEIILRLPDDAEVSNELWDEVIEWMMVRVRDKIPVVRTFAVRALSRFVNDSVNSDILDLYLEVLPLEQNADVRKMIVLSLPPSTATSHVIIDCTLDVSESVRKAAYCVLANKFPLQSLSIKLRTLILQRGLADRSLAVSKECFKLLKDEWLTKSCNGEPVELLKYLDVETYESVSESVMEALLKAGLVKLQNGASIQQYISSNGDRTEGDTIDCPPSIQLMEAEAALYWRTVCKHLQSEAHAKGSDAAATMGTEAEVYAAEASDRNDLLEKILPATVNEYIELVRAHINAGSNHRFATRQLLLLGAMFDFSDATNRKAAGAFLHELMCKCPEHEEDDEGNIVVLGDGLSFGGDNDWAEAVASFARKVHAAAGEFEEVVLAIIEELAQPCKERTANHVQWMHSLSLTGLLLKNAKSLRILQGKAITPDELLQTLLLPGAKQAHLDVQRIAVRCLGLYGLLERKPSAELLKQLRISYIKGPHSISIEACKALIDLVMWNGPEEVDKVLKLNIPCQINSEKSTFCPVNISDSEGDLDIETLDILYGGFENDDWSSPLPSNEDECVHAILGEGFAKILLLSDNYPSLPISLHPILLSKLIYLYFSEVSEHLHRLKQCLSVFFELYPCLSTNHKRGIVKSFMPVMRSMWPGIFGNYAGSNFTVSQMRKRAVQASRFMLQMVQIPLYVKEAQPDCESTTTEQPQVTDKCAEVPFDCGEEGLALRIAVEVVSFPSKKTAAEKAYVSALCRILVLLHFRISEQGPIKCMRKLLYHVVECVSSEKDLVKELKRMSERLRTVDSLPDQELLQDDVKLILGKLELDCDLDLDGPVSMPQTPAAPVTRPTRSRRRVRIEEENSDEESLSVVPTTHHTVKSRSERASKTAAINKMSSASRSLKIDEINEQEEDSDVTSDDSDASD from the exons ATGGCCGTTCGAGAGGAGGAACTCATGGAGGACAACGGCACAGAGGAGGCGAAGCGATTGATGCTGAAAATTGCGGCCATTCTCGATGAGGCTCGAACATCATACGCCACCCACAACCGAAAGCTCAAGGAACTGTCACTCCTCCTATCCAAATCCTCTTCTTCTTCGGTCTTCTTTTCCGCCTTCTCCAGAACCCTAACTCCTGTCTTTGACTTCCAGAGGCGCCTTGCCTCCATTGAACGCGTCGTCTCCTTCGTCTCTGCTCTCGCCGCCTCTTCCTCTGACGAGTTCCTCGATTACTTCCTCAAGTTTCTCCTATCTGCCGCTACGGCATCCAACAAAACCGCCAGATTTCGAGCGTGCCAGATCGTCTCCGAG ATAATATTGCGGCTTCCAGATGACGCAGAAGTGAGCAATGAGCTATGGGATGAGGTGATTGAGTGGATGATGGTGAGGGTACGGGACAAGATTCCTGTTGTGCGTACTTTTGCGGTTAGAGCACTTTCACGCTTTGTGAACGACTCTGTGAATAGTGACATCCTTGATTTGTACCTCGAGGTGCTCCCTTTGGAACAGAATGCA GATGTTCGGAAGATGATTGTGTTATCTTTGCCACCTTCTACTGCAACCTCTCATGTTATCATCGATTGTACCTTGGATGTGAGTGAATCTGTACGCAAAGCAGCATACTGTGTTCTAGCTAATAAGTTTCCTCTTCAAAGCTTAAG TATTAAACTCAGGACATTAATTCTTCAGAGAGGACTTGCTGATCGATCTCTTGCTGTCTCAAAGGAATGTTTTAAACTATTGAAAGATGAATGGCTTACGAAGTCTTGTAATGGTGAACCTGTAGAACTTTTGAAGTATCTTGATGTTGAAACCTATGAATCAGTTAGTGAGTCTGTGATGGAGGCACTTCTTAAAGCTGGTTTAGTAAAACTACAAAATGGGGCAAGTATACAGCAGTACATATCGTCAAATGGTGACAGGACAGAAG GAGATACGATTGATTGCCCACCAAGCATTCAGCTGATGGAAGCAGAGGCTGCTCTTTATTGGAGGACTGTTTGCAAGCATTTACAGTCAGAAGCGCAC GCAAAAGGTTCTGATGCTGCAGCAACAATGGGCACTGAAGCAGAAGTATATGCGGCAGAAGCATCAGATAGAAATGACCTTCTAGAAAAAATTCTTCCGGCAACAGTTAATGAATATATTGAATTGGTCAGAGCTCATATAAATGCCG GGTCAAACCATCGGTTTGCGACTCGGCAGCTGCTTTTGCTTGGTGCCATGTTTGATTTTTCCGATGCTACAAATAGAAAGGCTGCTGGTGCATTTTTGCACGAGCTTATGTGCAAGTGTCCTGAGCATGAGGAGGACGATGAAGGGAATATAGTTGTTCTAGGAGATGGATTAAGTTTTGGTGGAGACAATGATTGGGCTGAAGCTGTAGCCAGTTTCGCAAGGAAAGTCCATGCCGCTGCTGGTGAATTTGAAGAAGTTGTTCTTGCAATCATTGAAGAGCTCGCCCAACCTTGCAAGGAGAGAACAGCAAATCATGTGCAGTGGATGCACAGCCTCTCTCTAACTGGTCTTTTGCTAAAAAATGCAAAATCACTGCGAATACTTCAGGGCAAGGCCATTACGCCTGATGAGCTACTCCAAACCTTACTACTTCCTGGG GCCAAACAAGCTCACTTGGACGTGCAAAGGATTGCAGTCAGATGCCTTGGTCTTTATGGCCTTCTGGAAAGGAAACCAAGTGCAGAACTTTTGAAACAGTTGAGGATTTCATATATTAAGGGGCCACATTCAATCAGTATAGAGGCTTGTAAAGCATTAATTGATCTTGTAATGTGGAATGGACCTGAAGAAGTTGACAAGGTGTTAAAGCTCAATATTCCATGCCAAATAAACAGTGAGAAGTCGACCTTTTGTCCTGTGAACATTTCTGATTCAGAAGGGGATTTAGATATTGAGACGCTTGATATCTTATATGGGGGCTTTGAAAATGATGATTGGTCGAGTCCTTTACCTAGCAACGAAGATGAATGCGTGCATGCTATACTTGGAGAGGGATTTGCGAAGATTCTTCTTCTAAGTGACAACTATCCTAGTTTACCGATCTCTTTGCATCCTATTCTTTTATCAAAACTCATTTACTTGTATTTCAGTGAGGTGTCGGAACACTTGCATAG GTTGAAGCAATGTTTGTCTGTTTTCTTTGAGCTTTACCCATGTCTCTCGACCAATCACAAG AGGGGCATAGTGAAGAGTTTCATGCCAGTAATGCGTTCAATGTGGCCAGGAATTTTTGGCAATTATGCTGGTTCTAATTTTACGGTGTCTCAGATGCGTAAGCGTGCTGTTCAAGCTTCCCGTTTTATGCTTCAGATGGTGCAGATTCCCCTGTACGTTAAAGAGGCTCAACCTGACTGTGAAAGTACTACCACGGAACAGCCACAAGTCACAGATAAATGTGCAGAAGTTCCATTTGATTGTGGTGAGGAGGGGCTTGCACTACGCATAGCCGTAGAG GTGGTGAGCTTTCCATCGAAGAAGACAGCTGCTGAGAAGGCTTACGTGTCCGCTTTATGTAGAATACTCGTTTTGCTTCATTTTCGGATATCAGAACAAGGGCCAATAAAATGTATGAGGAAGCTTTTGTATCACGTGGTTGAATGTGTATCTTCAGAGAAAGACCTAGTTAAAGAATTGAAACGCATGTCTGAGCGTCTCAGGACAGTTGATAGCCTCCCAGATCAGGAATTGTTGCAAGATGACGTTAAGCTTATTTTGG GAAAATTAGAACTTGACTGTGACCTGGATTTGGATGGCCCTGTTTCAATGCCACAAACACCAGCTGCACCCGTGACCAGGCCAACACGTTCCAGGAGAAGGGTGAGGATTGAGGAAGAAAATTCTGACGAAGAATCACTTTCTGTGGTTCCAACCACCCATCATACTGTAAAAAGTCGCTCAGAGAGAGCAAGCAAAACCGCAGCAATTAACAAAATGTCTTCTGCTAGTAGATCGCtcaaaattgatgaaattaaTGAACAGGAAGAAGACTCTGATGTGACATCTGACGATTCTGATGCATCCGATTAG
- the LOC114176496 gene encoding plasmodesmata-located protein 7 — protein MAKTKPTPALFLILFSLATFFVLSLSSAADFFLYGGCTQQRYASNSPYESNLNSLLTSLVNSATYSSFNKLTVVGSSQSDVVHGLYQCRGDLAMPDCAACVTRAVARAGQLCPAACGGVVQLDGCFVKYDNSTFLGVEDKTVVLKRCGPSMGLGSGTTGERDAVLGGLASSGGFFRVGGSGEVKGVAQCCGDLSFAECQDCVGDAIRRLRSECAAAEYGDVFLGKCYVRFSTNGARAYNNKAHGKSDNEGEKTFAIIVGLLAGVAILIIFLAFLRRICEGHGK, from the exons ATGGCGAAAACGAAACCAACCCCAGCTCTATTCTTAATCTTATTCTCTCTGGCCACCTTCTTCGTTCTCTCTCTATCCTCTGCCGCCGACTTCTTCCTCTACGGCGGCTGCACGCAGCAACGGTACGCCTCCAACTCGCCCTACGAGTCAAACCTAAACTCGCTTCTCACCTCGCTGGTCAACTCGGCCACGTACTCCTCCTTCAACAAGCTCACCGTGGTGGGCTCCAGCCAGAGCGACGTCGTCCACGGCCTCTACCAGTGCCGCGGCGACCTCGCTATGCCGGACTGCGCCGCCTGCGTTACCCGTGCCGTCGCTCGAGCCGGCCAGCTTTGCCCGGCGGCGTGTGGCGGCGTGGTGCAGCTCGACGGGTGCTTCGTGAAGTACGACAACTCCACGTTCCTGGGCGTGGAGGACAAGACGGTGGTGCTGAAGAGGTGTGGGCCCTCCATGGGGTTGGGGTCGGGCACGACCGGCGAGAGGGATGCGGTGTTGGGCGGTTTGGCGAGTTCGGGTGGGTTTTTTCGGGTCGGCGGGTCGGGTGAGGTGAAGGGCGTGGCGCAGTGTTGTGGGGATTTGAGTTTCGCGGAATGTCAGGATTGTGTGGGGGATGCGATCCGACGGCTGAGGAGTGAGTGTGCTGCTGCGGAATATGGGGATGTGTTCTTGGGGAAATGTTACGTCAGGTTCTCCACCAATGGGGCTCGTGCATACAACAATAAAGCCCATG GAAAATCCGACAACGAAGGGGAAAAAACATTTGCAATAATTGTTGGATTATTAGCTGGAGTGGCTATACTCATTATTTTCCTTGCtttcttgagaaggatttgtgaGGGACACG gtaaataa
- the LOC114163517 gene encoding nudix hydrolase 18, mitochondrial-like, producing the protein MVAVVGQENVVALVSRTGRELQRYRKGRRQVVGCIPYRFKIGQKTSLDVSDELEVLVISSQKGKGMLFPKGGWELDESKKEAALRETIEEAGVRGIVGGKLGKWSFKSKTHDTFYEGYMFPLLVQEQLEFWPEQNVRQRIWMSVAEARDVCQHWWMKEALDRLVNRLAGQKVGRDNKQVLGSINCTRDAKSDL; encoded by the exons atggtggcTGTGGTTGGCCAGGAAAATGTTGTTGCATTGGTTTCTCGTACCGGCAGGGAGCTGCAACGTTATAGAAAAGGTCGTCGGCAAGTTGTGGG ATGCATACCGTACAGATTTAAGATTGGGCAGAAAACTTCGTTGGACGTTTCTGATGAATTAGAAGTTCTGGTTATCAGTTCTCAGAAAGGAAAAGGGATGCTATTTCCGAAG GGAGGTTGGGAATTAGACGAATCAAAAAAGGAGGCAGCTTTGAGAGAAACCATAGAAGAAGCTGGGGTGAGAGGCATTGTCGGG GGTAAATTGGGTAAATGGAGTTTCAAGAGTAAGACTCATGACACTTTCTATGAAGGGTACATGTTCCCTTTACTTGTTCAAGAGCAATTGGAGTTCTGGCCTGAGCAAAACGTTCGTCAAAGAATATGG ATGAGCGTCGCCGAAGCAAGGGATGTTTGTCAACACTGGTGGATGAAGGAAGCTCTAGACAGATTAGTAAACCGTCTCGCGGGTCAAAAAGTTGGTCGTGATAATAAGCAAGTTCTTGGTTCTATAAACTGCACAAGAGATGCCAAATCTGACTTGTAA